The Microplitis demolitor isolate Queensland-Clemson2020A chromosome 8, iyMicDemo2.1a, whole genome shotgun sequence genome has a segment encoding these proteins:
- the LOC103574290 gene encoding corepressor interacting with RBPJ 1-like: MGKEWISIRSHDPKWKGQHATDSIKEGTQRRNSQSQFILQQWRNSSVKMKNSQRKKRARKYQSSSSSLSYSSSSSSSSNSSSSTTSSSAPGSKSSPLKDVTNKGANKKEPKTKGKKVKVTPPTPEETSKVP; the protein is encoded by the coding sequence ATGGGAAAAGAGTGGATATCAATCAGAAGCCACGACCCGAAGTGGAAGGGGCAGCATGCAACAGACAGCATAAAAGAGGGGACTCAACGGCGGAACAGTCAGTCTCAGTTCATACTTCAACAGTGGAGGAACTCGTCAGTTAAGATGAAAAATAGTCAACGCAAGAAGAGGGCTCGCAAATACCAGTCATCTTCATCATCGTTGTCGTATTCgtcatcgtcgtcgtcgtcatcGAACTCGTCGTCATCAACGACATCATCATCGGCCCCAGGATCAAAATCGTCACCACTCAAAGATGTCACCAATAAAGGGGCGAATAAGAAAGAACCAAAGACTAAGGGTAAGAAGGTAAAAGTAACCCCACCCACTCCAGAAGAAACTTCAAAGGTACCTTAG
- the LOC128668461 gene encoding uncharacterized protein LOC128668461: MSNRLTDAVLATQSAAAIDAELAILTDLWNRFNSTHKRLYEDVPEITTNEYHTGNAYETANVAYTSLRVRLSAARPAPEPAHEVQPANHDQTAYFGGVHKSNLPQIKLPTFQGSYDEWDSFKDLFTSLVINEDSLTGSQKMHYLKTQVKGEAAALLANLQITDDAFQPAWELLNTRYTNPRRLLDMHIDDLLDRQPLTSHSAADLDALLLANKKSLDAIAALGIPIGELDPFLIRLTIRCLPSDLRVEWMASLGLSNEFPTY, translated from the coding sequence ATGTCCAACCGCTTGACTGACGCTGTACTCGCTACCCAAAGTGCCGCCGCCATTGACGCTGAACTCGCCATCCTGACGGATTTGTGGAACCGCTTCAATTCGACTCACAAGAGGCTATACGAAGACGTACCTGAGATCACTACCAACGAATATCATACAGGTAACGCTTATGAAACCGCTAACGTTGCTTATACCTCTCTTAGAGTGAGACTCAGCGCTGCTAGACCCGCTCCAGAACCTGCTCATGAAGTTCAGCCCGCTAATCATGATCAGACCGCTTACTTTGGTGGAGTGCACAAGTCTAACTTGCCACAAATCAAGCTGCCAACTTTCCAAGGGTCGTATGACGAGTGGGACTCGTTCAAGGACTTGTTCACGTCACTAGTCATCAATGAAGATTCGCTAACTGGGTCTCAGAAGATGCATTACCTGAAGACGCAGGTAAAAGGTGAGGCCGCTGCACTACTCGCGAATCTCCAGATCACAGATGACGCTTTCCAACCCGCTTGGGAGTTGCTGAATACTCGCTACACAAATCCACGTCGATTGctcgatatgcatatcgatGATTTGCTGGATCGCCAACCGCTAACTTCACACTCTGCTGCTGATTTGGATGCACTGTTACTCGCTAACAAGAAATCGCTGGACGCTATCGCTGCATTGGGAATTCCAATTGGTGAGTTGGACCCCTTTTTAATTCGCTTGACTATTCGCTGTTTACCTTCAGATTTGAGAGTAGAATGGATGGCTTCGCTTGGGTTATCCAATGAGTTTCCCACTTACTAA